The following coding sequences lie in one Lolium perenne isolate Kyuss_39 chromosome 2, Kyuss_2.0, whole genome shotgun sequence genomic window:
- the LOC139835942 gene encoding uncharacterized protein, translating into MPSDEDYNNIDPVTYEGIFYQEQENFGDFEIEIGLEDLENEAHLHGETVVDLKDIQMLTKLHEGNGFNDEPPPDIPTQPHYSHDTDSDSENENPMPRYENPMPHYDSDDSR; encoded by the exons atgCCCTCCGACgaggattacaacaacattgaccctgtaacatacgagggaattttttatcaagagcaagagaactttggggATTTCGAAATAGAAATTGGTCTTGAGGACCTCGAGAATGAGGCACATCTTCATGGTGAAACAGTGGTGGACCTAAAGGACATACAAATGCTCACCAAGTTACATGAGGGCAATGGGttcaatgatgagcctccaccgGACATTCCCACCCAACCTCATTACTCACATGATACTGATAGTGATAGTGAaaatgagaacccaatgcctcgttatgagaacccaatgcctcattatgatagtgatgattcgag GTGA